The proteins below come from a single Elusimicrobiales bacterium genomic window:
- a CDS encoding Hpt domain-containing protein — protein MPEQDKMRVTVDAEFASLVPGYMENRLQDADNIVRLAGQGDFEKVRRLGHCMKGSGAAYGFDGVSEIGLAIELAAKEQNVPALTAQADKLREYISNVEVTYDEPA, from the coding sequence ATAAAATGCGGGTTACGGTGGATGCGGAGTTCGCAAGCCTCGTCCCCGGCTATATGGAAAACAGGCTGCAGGACGCCGACAACATAGTCCGCCTGGCAGGGCAGGGGGATTTTGAAAAGGTCAGGCGGCTGGGCCATTGCATGAAAGGCTCCGGCGCGGCATACGGCTTTGACGGCGTGTCCGAAATCGGCCTTGCCATAGAACTGGCGGCGAAAGAGCAGAATGTCCCGGCGCTGACAGCCCAGGCAGACAAGCTGAGGGAATACATTTCCAACGTAGAGGTTACATATGACGAACCAGCCTAA
- a CDS encoding response regulator produces MTNQPKAGIFLVDDDADTLAMVECILRNRGYDTVTARDGEEALMHLTTQHFDLIISDVDMPRMDGLRLLELLRTNVITTPLIFITVNATPECEIKAKEYGAAEFISKPIRKQLLLEKVSSVLAAADA; encoded by the coding sequence ATGACGAACCAGCCTAAAGCGGGCATATTCCTGGTTGACGACGACGCCGACACACTGGCCATGGTAGAGTGTATTTTAAGGAACCGGGGTTATGACACCGTAACCGCCAGGGACGGAGAAGAGGCGCTGATGCATCTGACCACTCAGCATTTTGACCTTATAATATCGGATGTAGACATGCCCAGGATGGACGGCCTGCGCCTGCTGGAGCTGCTGCGCACCAATGTTATCACCACGCCGCTGATATTTATCACGGTGAACGCCACGCCGGAATGCGAGATTAAGGCAAAGGAATACGGCGCGGCGGAGTTCATAAGCAAGCCGATAAGAAAACAGCTTCTTCTTGAGAAAGTGTCTTCGGTGCTGGCAGCGGCGGATGCATAA
- a CDS encoding iron-containing alcohol dehydrogenase, translating to MHNFVFRNPTKIVFGRGVISGLGKEAAARGGRALLVFGRVSAKAGPVYGECVSGMSSAGLEIIEHGGVKPNPEIGHIRAGAELARTRRADLVVAVGGGSAMDAAKAIAAGALYDGDPWDFFCGRAAPAKALPLIAVPTLAASGSEMNGNSVVSNPETGQKLPTASAALYPAAAFMDPEATFSVPPDHTAYGAVDALSHIAEGYFTSQEPHELQLELAEAVMRNIIRCSGAALKNPRDYDARAGLMWASTLAINGVLSCGLGPVVYINHSIEHSVSALYDIAHGAGLAVVMPAWFEWSRRRGLAPRLARFARNVFGCGEPEDSKAAVMGIEKFKDWCARMNVPPALSGWKIPQSAAAGIAANAADAMRLRGLEGYSMADIEQILLLAG from the coding sequence ATGCATAATTTCGTTTTCCGCAATCCGACTAAAATCGTTTTCGGCAGGGGCGTTATTTCCGGCCTGGGAAAAGAGGCCGCCGCGCGCGGCGGCAGGGCGCTGCTTGTGTTCGGGCGCGTCAGCGCCAAAGCCGGGCCGGTTTACGGCGAGTGCGTCAGCGGCATGTCCTCCGCCGGGCTTGAAATTATTGAGCATGGCGGCGTAAAGCCCAACCCCGAAATAGGGCATATCCGCGCCGGCGCGGAGCTTGCCAGAACCCGGCGCGCGGACCTGGTTGTCGCGGTCGGGGGCGGCAGCGCGATGGATGCGGCCAAGGCGATAGCCGCCGGCGCGCTCTACGACGGGGACCCCTGGGATTTTTTCTGCGGCAGGGCAGCTCCCGCAAAGGCCCTGCCTTTAATCGCCGTGCCCACGCTTGCCGCCTCCGGCTCGGAGATGAACGGCAATTCCGTTGTGTCCAACCCGGAAACCGGGCAGAAGCTGCCAACCGCCTCCGCCGCGCTCTATCCCGCGGCGGCTTTCATGGACCCGGAGGCCACTTTTTCCGTTCCGCCGGACCATACGGCATACGGCGCGGTGGATGCGCTTTCGCATATAGCGGAAGGCTATTTCACGTCGCAGGAGCCGCATGAGCTGCAACTGGAGCTTGCGGAAGCGGTAATGCGCAATATAATACGCTGCTCCGGCGCCGCGCTGAAAAATCCGCGCGACTACGATGCGCGCGCGGGGCTGATGTGGGCCAGCACCCTTGCCATAAACGGGGTTCTCTCCTGCGGGCTGGGCCCGGTGGTCTACATAAACCATTCAATAGAGCATTCCGTCAGCGCGCTTTACGATATAGCGCACGGCGCGGGGCTGGCGGTGGTCATGCCCGCCTGGTTTGAGTGGAGCCGCAGGCGCGGCCTTGCGCCGCGGCTGGCGCGTTTTGCTCGCAACGTGTTCGGCTGCGGCGAGCCGGAAGATTCAAAAGCCGCCGTCATGGGCATAGAAAAATTCAAAGACTGGTGCGCGCGGATGAATGTGCCGCCGGCGCTCTCCGGCTGGAAAATACCGCAGTCCGCCGCAGCCGGCATAGCCGCCAACGCCGCCGACGCCATGCGGCTGCGCGGGCTGGAGGGATACTCCATGGCGGATATAGAGCAGATACTGCTTCTTGCAGGTTAA
- the rlmD gene encoding 23S rRNA (uracil(1939)-C(5))-methyltransferase RlmD, with the protein MSAFCPHFGICGGCKTQNLGYPEQLELKRKMLAELFAPLYPGEITVEPSPRVQFYRNKMEFSFLRQVAAKNADGSLVFEQAFGLKAAGRWDRAVNLERCDIFSPGAGTLLQSARRWAAESGEEFYDARKRTGSLRQLLVREGKNSGGFMAVLFSAKPLRDEAGFVRAVREAYPAACVLWGLNDGVADVAAAKELKLLAGEGFLREEIDAGKLLAARISPRSFFQTNTDAAAMLYRLARDIAWQARPPAVYDVYGGAGLFSLACRDFCGKCVCVELSPDSVADGRANAELNGADIAFIESAAEDFLQAPPADFAQSLCVIDPPRAGLHPKAAQGLLESRPARLLYVSCNPRALERDLKILAPRYKTEFIRAFDLFPHTEHVETAALLLPA; encoded by the coding sequence ATGAGCGCCTTCTGCCCCCATTTCGGCATTTGCGGCGGCTGTAAAACCCAGAATCTCGGCTATCCAGAACAACTGGAGCTAAAGCGCAAAATGCTGGCGGAGCTTTTTGCGCCGTTGTATCCGGGCGAAATAACGGTGGAGCCGTCTCCCCGCGTCCAGTTTTACCGCAACAAGATGGAATTCTCTTTCCTGCGGCAGGTGGCTGCCAAAAACGCCGACGGGAGTCTGGTTTTCGAGCAGGCTTTCGGCCTCAAGGCCGCGGGCCGCTGGGACAGGGCGGTGAATCTGGAGCGGTGCGATATTTTCTCTCCCGGAGCCGGGACGCTGCTGCAATCGGCGCGGCGCTGGGCCGCCGAGTCCGGCGAGGAGTTTTACGACGCCAGAAAGCGCACCGGCTCGCTGCGACAGCTGCTGGTGCGGGAGGGCAAAAACTCCGGCGGTTTCATGGCGGTTCTTTTTTCGGCAAAGCCGCTCCGGGACGAGGCGGGTTTTGTCCGCGCGGTGCGGGAGGCCTATCCCGCTGCCTGCGTCCTGTGGGGGCTTAACGACGGAGTCGCCGACGTGGCGGCGGCAAAGGAACTCAAACTGCTTGCCGGAGAAGGTTTCCTGCGCGAGGAAATAGACGCGGGCAAACTGCTGGCGGCGCGCATTTCGCCGCGCTCGTTTTTCCAGACCAATACGGACGCTGCCGCCATGCTCTACCGGCTGGCGCGCGATATCGCGTGGCAGGCGCGCCCGCCAGCCGTCTACGATGTTTACGGCGGGGCCGGACTGTTCAGCCTGGCCTGCCGCGATTTTTGCGGCAAATGCGTTTGCGTGGAATTGTCGCCGGATTCCGTGGCGGACGGGCGGGCGAATGCTGAACTCAACGGGGCGGATATAGCTTTCATTGAATCCGCCGCGGAAGATTTCCTGCAGGCCCCGCCGGCGGATTTCGCGCAATCCCTGTGCGTGATAGACCCGCCGCGCGCGGGGCTGCATCCAAAAGCGGCGCAGGGGCTGCTCGAGTCCCGTCCGGCGCGGCTGCTGTATGTGTCGTGCAATCCGCGCGCGCTGGAGCGGGACCTTAAAATTCTCGCGCCCCGCTACAAAACGGAATTCATACGCGCTTTCGACCTGTTCCCGCACACGGAGCATGTGGAAACCGCCGCATTGCTGCTGCCGGCATAG
- a CDS encoding protein kinase, translated as MNAAFAILFCALNLRAVWAYSEQCEALAKAKIVSCCADGSGRDDCINAALKEVACMDYAGDARLRGVLSAYYNKLKAEAEQNVKPAQPAPADLFAKLSNVVFVKGRYSQALRGAQSALTGAAPASPAARVAEKPHSPSTEQSAGPAPVSHADYQKSLDHAAKAGIKLALKDYSGARREASAAIDADPSNRAAYLVRAQACNHLHRYEDAESDASFVLKSEPLNATAYTIRSWAAAQRGDAAAARADADRAIQSDPGMAEAYYNRARVSEKTGNYRQTLEDMREASRIDKSYQTRFRSAAVRYKTRAEGFDFTSAGLSDGADQVRSAPGPLHWRRLYTLIAALAAGALILMQLVKALRSRSATRERAPSPSAAPPLFVNQFALVRKIGEGGMGEVYEGFDKTLKRKVAIKKLKTSATISDESREQLLNEARTVAVLRHPNIVEIYSVFEDSGSLFLVFEYVEGMTLDALLERDGRLPLDEAVKIFRPICRALDYAHENSIIHRDLKPGNIMISSSGVVKVMDFGVARQLDARRGEKTCSGTPAYMSPEQRAGAVSRESDIYSLGICLYETLTGHLPSDLQGFDPARNRITPPSSVAPFLPPEADRLLESALDPDPEARISSASQFWAMLEAVKQQEA; from the coding sequence ATGAATGCGGCTTTTGCGATATTATTTTGCGCGCTGAATCTCCGCGCCGTCTGGGCCTACTCCGAGCAATGCGAGGCCCTGGCCAAGGCGAAGATAGTTTCCTGCTGCGCGGACGGCTCCGGCCGGGACGATTGCATCAATGCCGCGCTGAAAGAGGTCGCCTGCATGGATTATGCCGGCGATGCCCGGTTGCGCGGCGTTCTTTCCGCTTACTATAACAAGCTCAAGGCCGAGGCGGAGCAGAATGTCAAGCCCGCGCAGCCGGCCCCGGCGGATTTGTTCGCGAAGCTCTCCAACGTCGTGTTCGTGAAGGGGCGCTATTCCCAGGCGCTGCGCGGAGCGCAGTCCGCCCTGACTGGCGCCGCGCCGGCCTCTCCCGCGGCGCGCGTTGCGGAAAAGCCGCATTCCCCCTCAACCGAGCAGTCCGCCGGGCCCGCGCCCGTTTCCCATGCCGATTACCAGAAATCGCTTGACCATGCCGCCAAGGCGGGCATAAAACTCGCCCTGAAGGATTATTCCGGGGCGCGCAGGGAGGCTTCCGCCGCCATAGACGCCGATCCCTCCAACCGCGCGGCATACCTGGTGCGGGCGCAGGCCTGCAATCACCTGCACCGTTACGAAGACGCGGAAAGCGACGCTTCTTTTGTGCTTAAAAGCGAGCCGCTCAACGCCACCGCCTATACCATCCGTTCCTGGGCCGCCGCGCAAAGGGGGGACGCCGCCGCCGCCCGCGCCGACGCGGACCGCGCCATACAGTCCGATCCCGGCATGGCCGAGGCGTATTACAACCGCGCCCGCGTCTCGGAAAAAACAGGCAATTACCGCCAGACGCTGGAGGATATGCGCGAGGCGTCCCGCATAGACAAGTCGTACCAGACGCGCTTCCGCTCCGCCGCGGTCAGGTACAAGACCCGCGCCGAGGGCTTTGATTTCACAAGCGCCGGACTCTCCGACGGGGCGGACCAGGTCCGTTCCGCGCCAGGCCCGCTGCACTGGAGAAGGCTTTACACGTTGATTGCCGCCCTCGCCGCCGGCGCGCTGATACTGATGCAGCTTGTAAAGGCGCTGCGCTCCCGGAGCGCGACCAGGGAGAGGGCGCCGTCCCCTTCCGCCGCGCCGCCGCTTTTCGTGAATCAGTTCGCGCTTGTGCGCAAAATCGGCGAAGGCGGCATGGGAGAGGTCTACGAGGGTTTTGACAAGACGCTAAAGCGCAAGGTCGCCATAAAAAAGCTCAAAACAAGCGCCACCATTTCCGATGAATCGCGGGAGCAGCTGCTTAACGAGGCCCGCACCGTCGCCGTGCTGCGCCACCCCAATATCGTGGAGATATACTCGGTTTTTGAGGACAGCGGCAGCCTCTTCCTGGTGTTTGAATACGTGGAGGGCATGACGCTGGACGCCCTGCTGGAGCGCGACGGGCGCCTCCCGCTGGACGAGGCCGTAAAAATATTCAGGCCCATATGCCGCGCGCTGGACTACGCGCACGAGAACAGCATCATACACCGCGATCTCAAGCCCGGGAACATAATGATTTCCTCCTCCGGCGTGGTAAAGGTGATGGATTTCGGCGTGGCCCGCCAGCTGGACGCCCGCCGGGGGGAGAAAACCTGCTCCGGCACTCCGGCCTACATGTCGCCGGAGCAGCGCGCGGGCGCGGTAAGCAGGGAATCCGATATTTATTCGCTGGGCATTTGCCTCTACGAGACTCTTACCGGCCATCTGCCCTCCGATTTGCAGGGATTTGACCCGGCGCGCAACAGGATAACGCCGCCGTCGTCGGTGGCGCCCTTCCTGCCGCCGGAGGCCGACAGGCTGCTGGAATCCGCGCTGGACCCGGACCCGGAAGCCAGGATTTCATCGGCCTCCCAGTTCTGGGCAATGCTTGAAGCGGTAAAACAACAGGAGGCATGA